tatatgtttttttattttttaaaaagacaattcaaaagcatatatatatatatatatatatatatatatattttttttttttttaaacgatGATGAAACCTCCGCCCCAAACACTAACAGAGCTGATGATCAAACATGCTGAGCAAAAGCTGATATCAGGTTTGGTTGCCATATGATATCATATTGGAAGTTGGAACCTAACTGAAACCAAACACGAGACATAGTTAAACGAAAACGATGATGATAACTGATCTCTGAGTTGAAACCTCCgccttctctctccctctctttctctcgaTGTTTCCAAGAATTCGTTCGTCTCTTACATAATAGTAAAAAGTAATCAAACACTCCATTTCCAAACACTTCTCTCACAACTCCCCCTTCAATGGCTCACCTTCTCCACACCACATTCCTtccttcctcctcttctctccCTCAAAAACCCTGTCTTTCTTCAAGCCCATCTCACACTTCCTCTTCAAGAACCCGGGTCCATGCCAAGATCCGCGAAATCTTCATGCCTGCTTTGAGCTCTACTATGACTGAAGGAAAGATTGTTGCTTGGGTCAAATCCGAAGGTGACAAGCTTTCTAAAGGTGAAAGTGTTGTCGTTGTTGAATCCGATAAGGCTGACATGGATGTTGAGACTTTCTATGATGGTTACTTGGCTGCCATCATGGTCGAGGAAGGTGGTGTTGCTGCAATTGGATCGGCTATTGCTTTATTAGCTGAATCCCAGGAGGAAATCGAGGAGGCCAAGTCTAAAGCTGCTGCTGCTTCGTCTTTTTCTTCTCCAGCTCCGGATCAGAATCCATCCGCGGCGGCTCCGGCTCTGGAATCCACCGTTGCTGTTGATAAGGCTGTTGTGGTGGCGCCGCCTTCTCCGTCAGTGGTGGCATCGGCTGTGCACCCAGCGTCGGAGGGAGGGAAGAGGGTGGTGGTGTCGCCGTATGCCAAGAAGCTTGGGAATGAGTTGAAGGTTGAGTTGGGGAGAGTGATAGGGAGTGGACCTAATGGGAGAATTGTGGCTAAGGATGTTGAGGCTGCGGCGGCAGCTGCTGCTGAATTGGGTTCAACAGGTGCAAAGGTTTCGGGGGCACCTTCTGTACACGCACGGCCTGGGATTGAGTTGGGATCGGTGGTGCCTTTTACGACAATGCAAGGGGCAGTGAGTAGGAATATGGTGGAGAGTTTGTCAGTGCCTACATTTAGAGTGGGGTATACTATTACCACTGATGCACTTGATGCTCTTTACAAGAAGGTAAGAATTGCTATTGggccttttccttttctaatcATAATTTGAGATGCTTAAGATGGGATTTTTCCGGCAATATAGTGATATTTGGATGTTGCTGCCGCGTAAGATTGATACTTTATGCTGTATACGAGATGATGATGTTTGATTGATGATCATGCTTCGCTTCTAGATTGGtgaattttttgtgatttttctagtttagaATCTGAAACAGCTTGCTGAATTTGCgattaggtatttttttttaaaacgatcCTAGATGAGAACATAAAACGGTACCCTGTATGGAGAAGTTTCTATCGTGATCTTCTTTCAAATATGCTGTTCGAGTAATTAGTGTCTAGTAATTTGATTGATGCTTTCCGAAGGAAGGTATCATCATGGCTAAAGAATGCCAAAGTTATGAGTGTTCAATAATTTAGATTCAGtgataattaaacaatttaagatGGGGATCTGCAGGGCAGGTTTTGATTGTCTTGTACTGAATTCATTTGTCTGTTGATTCATCCTTGCCATTGTGCTTCCTTTTCCGTGCATGTCTAGATCAAGTCCAAGGGAGTGACGATGACAGCATTACTTGCAAAGGCAACCGCACTGGCATTGGTTAAGCATCCTTTAATAAACTCCAGTTGCCGAGATGGTAATAGCTTTACATATAATAGTAGCGTCAACATTGCAGTTGCTGTGGCTATGGATGGTGGCTTGATTACACTTGTGCTTCAAGATGCTGATAAGGTTCTTGTTAATCTGTTTTGGGATGTTCTATTGATATTCTGGGTTATAAATCCTTGTTCACTTTcgagtatttttcttttaatgcatGTATCAGGTTGACATTTACTCATTGTCAAGAAAATGGAAGGAGTTAGTCGATAAGGCCCGGGCCAAGCAACTGCAACCTCAAGAATACAACACAGGTATACGTACTATATGTTCTCAATTCTTATTTAACTGTTCAAGATATGTTTATCAGGAATTCTTGGTGATCCATGTTCCAGTTTGGCTGCCCACAATGCCCacaacaatttattttgatgcataATGTGACTACAATAGTTTATCAACTTCTTGTTGATATCCTGGACATACAAATCTTAATTCTTTTGCAAGTTATGAACTTAAAGGGTTAATTAGTTCCAAATGGATAATTGTAATTTCAAAATGGATGGAAAAGCACTTTGTCCTGCATAGTCCAGCATAATCATGATTCTGTTCATGTGACTAAATCATCATCTGGGTTACTTTAGGTATTCAAGAAACAATGTAGTTTCATAGGAGTGAACGATAGTGTCTCACTGCATTTTCCAGAGTTGGGAAGGGTTGTTTTTTCTAGGTTTGCAAATGGTGATATTGACTATAGTTCCATAGTTCTTGTTATTGTGTTTTTCTCATTGTGGAGTACTGAGTTATTCGATTCGTGTTTTCTAATGCTTGAAGTGTTATTTAGTAATTCATGTGCAAATATCCTTTTTAAGTGGATTGCCAGAATCACTCTGTTTCCAAAATCATTAGTGTATATAAAGCCGTTGCAAACTGAAAGTAGGACGTGTGGAGATATTAGTTCTAGGGTGACAAACCATTCCTGTGTGAGTCCAGCTTGTAATGCTTGCTTTAATTTGGTGTGAGTGCAAACTGATAGGGTCTGTTGCAACTTCTGATAATCCAGTTACATGCTTTGTGCTGACTGGTTCTTTAGtcatattttcttgatttctgtTGTTCATAATCCTTGATGTCACAAAGTTATATTGTGTTTCTCATCAGCTTTTTCTCAGAAATTTTTAGGCATGGCATTTATCTGCTTGCTGGTCTGATTTCTTTGGGGTCAAGCATATTATTAGCATGACATTTACCAATCTCTATTCATTGCTCTTGTTTACTTATTTGCAGGTACTTTCACGCTTTCTAACCTGGGA
This genomic interval from Populus nigra chromosome 11, ddPopNigr1.1, whole genome shotgun sequence contains the following:
- the LOC133668382 gene encoding dihydrolipoyllysine-residue acetyltransferase component 5 of pyruvate dehydrogenase complex, chloroplastic-like — translated: MAHLLHTTFLPSSSSLPQKPCLSSSPSHTSSSRTRVHAKIREIFMPALSSTMTEGKIVAWVKSEGDKLSKGESVVVVESDKADMDVETFYDGYLAAIMVEEGGVAAIGSAIALLAESQEEIEEAKSKAAAASSFSSPAPDQNPSAAAPALESTVAVDKAVVVAPPSPSVVASAVHPASEGGKRVVVSPYAKKLGNELKVELGRVIGSGPNGRIVAKDVEAAAAAAAELGSTGAKVSGAPSVHARPGIELGSVVPFTTMQGAVSRNMVESLSVPTFRVGYTITTDALDALYKKIKSKGVTMTALLAKATALALVKHPLINSSCRDGNSFTYNSSVNIAVAVAMDGGLITLVLQDADKVDIYSLSRKWKELVDKARAKQLQPQEYNTGTFTLSNLGMFGVDRFDAILPPGTGAIMAVGASQPTVVGTKDGWIGMKNQMQVNVTADHRVIYGADLAAFLQTLAKIIDDPKDLTF